One genomic segment of Alicycliphilus denitrificans K601 includes these proteins:
- the hutI gene encoding imidazolonepropionase, producing MSIHPCADGVWEGLRLAPGLARADVAVGAGERASLVVQGGVLRWVGPSAALPAGYARLARRDGGGLLATPGLVDCHTHLVYGGQRANEFAMRLAGASYEEVARAGGGIVSSVRATREASEDELFALALPRLSALLAEGVCAIEIKSGYGLTLEHERKQLRVARRLGQALGVTVRTTFLGAHALPPEYAGRSQDYTDAVCDEMLPALAAEGLVDAVDAFCERIAFTLAETRQVFQAAQRLGIPVKLHAGQLSDMGGAQLAARHGALSCDHIEHLSQEGIDAMKAAGTVAVLLPGAYYTLRDTHLPPIAQLRAAGVPMAVSTDHNPGTSPALSLLLMANMACTLFRLTVPEALAGITTHAARALGLSDTHGLIAAGRPANFVLWSVGEAAELAYWLGHNPARTIVRQGRIVKGA from the coding sequence ATGTCGATTCACCCTTGCGCCGACGGCGTCTGGGAGGGCCTGCGCCTTGCCCCCGGCCTGGCCCGCGCCGACGTGGCCGTGGGCGCCGGCGAGCGCGCCAGCCTGGTCGTGCAGGGCGGGGTGCTGCGCTGGGTGGGCCCGTCCGCGGCCCTGCCCGCAGGCTACGCGCGGCTGGCGCGCCGCGACGGCGGCGGCCTGCTGGCCACGCCCGGGCTGGTGGACTGCCATACCCACCTGGTCTACGGCGGCCAGCGTGCCAACGAATTCGCCATGCGGCTGGCCGGCGCCAGCTATGAAGAGGTGGCCAGGGCCGGCGGCGGCATCGTCTCCAGCGTGCGCGCCACGCGCGAGGCGAGCGAGGACGAGCTGTTCGCGCTCGCGCTGCCGCGCCTGTCGGCGCTGCTGGCCGAGGGTGTGTGCGCCATCGAGATCAAGTCGGGCTACGGCCTGACCCTGGAACACGAGCGCAAGCAGCTGCGCGTGGCGCGCCGCCTGGGCCAGGCGCTGGGCGTGACGGTGCGCACCACCTTCCTCGGCGCGCACGCGCTGCCGCCCGAGTACGCCGGCCGCAGCCAGGACTACACCGACGCGGTCTGCGACGAGATGCTGCCCGCGCTCGCCGCCGAGGGGCTGGTCGATGCGGTGGACGCGTTCTGCGAGCGCATCGCGTTCACGCTGGCCGAGACGCGGCAGGTCTTCCAGGCCGCGCAAAGGCTGGGCATCCCGGTCAAGCTGCATGCCGGGCAGCTCTCCGACATGGGCGGCGCGCAGCTCGCGGCGCGCCACGGCGCGCTCTCGTGCGACCACATCGAGCATCTTTCGCAGGAGGGCATAGACGCGATGAAGGCCGCCGGCACCGTGGCCGTGCTGCTGCCCGGCGCCTACTACACGCTGCGCGACACGCACCTGCCGCCCATCGCGCAGCTGCGCGCCGCGGGCGTGCCCATGGCCGTCTCGACCGACCACAACCCCGGCACCTCGCCCGCGCTGAGCCTGCTGCTCATGGCCAACATGGCCTGCACGCTGTTCCGCCTCACGGTGCCCGAGGCGCTCGCGGGCATCACCACGCACGCGGCGCGCGCGCTGGGCCTTTCGGACACGCACGGCCTCATCGCGGCGGGGCGGCCCGCCAACTTCGTGCTGTGGTCCGTGGGCGAGGCGGCGGAGCTGGCCTACTGGCTCGGCCACAACCCGGCGCGCACCATCGTGCGCCAGGGCCGCATCGTGAAAGGCGCGTGA
- a CDS encoding formimidoylglutamate deiminase has translation MDKTQTSARPEVPHLPARDAGALFAEHALLPGGWARDVLLRWDAGGRLVCAAPGSDAGDAPRAPGPVVPGMPNLHSHAFQRAFAGLTEYRAQAQDSFWSWRDLMYRFAARISPESLQAIATWLYVEMLEAGYTSVCEFHYVHHDQGGRPYADDATLSLALLRAARAAGIGITLLPVLYQASGFGGRPPRADQARFIRSTDNMLSLLERLAPATRAQEAVLGLAPHSLRAVPPDSLRAAVQGLTALDARAPIHIHVAEQRQEVDDCVAWSGQRPVQWLLDHASVDARWCLVHATHMTPEEYAAAARTGAVAGICPTTEANLGDGIFDMPLWLRHGGRWGVGSDSHACVNAAEELLMLEYSQRLSLRQRNVLAGSGQPQVGTALWLAAVQGGAQAAGRAVAGIAEGQQADFAVLDPRHVALAGLPAEAMLSAHVFASSRGTALHGVWTGGVQRVAAGRHALHERAAQEFVAARAAIIAA, from the coding sequence ATGGACAAAACCCAAACCTCAGCGCGGCCCGAAGTGCCGCACCTGCCCGCCCGCGACGCGGGCGCCCTGTTCGCCGAACATGCCTTGCTGCCCGGCGGCTGGGCCCGTGACGTGCTGCTGCGCTGGGACGCGGGCGGGCGCCTTGTCTGCGCCGCCCCCGGCAGCGACGCGGGCGACGCGCCCCGTGCACCCGGCCCCGTGGTCCCCGGCATGCCCAACCTGCATTCGCACGCCTTCCAGCGCGCATTCGCGGGCCTGACCGAGTACCGCGCCCAGGCGCAGGACAGCTTCTGGAGCTGGCGCGACCTCATGTACCGCTTCGCCGCCCGGATCTCGCCCGAGTCGCTCCAGGCCATTGCCACCTGGCTGTACGTGGAGATGCTGGAGGCGGGCTACACCTCGGTGTGCGAGTTCCACTACGTGCACCACGACCAGGGCGGCCGGCCTTATGCCGACGACGCCACGCTGTCGCTGGCGCTGCTGCGCGCGGCGCGGGCGGCCGGCATCGGCATCACGTTGCTGCCCGTGCTCTACCAGGCCAGCGGCTTCGGCGGCCGGCCGCCGCGCGCCGACCAGGCGCGCTTCATCCGCAGCACCGACAACATGCTCTCGTTATTGGAGCGCCTTGCGCCCGCCACCAGGGCGCAAGAGGCCGTTCTTGGCCTTGCGCCGCATTCGCTGCGCGCCGTGCCGCCCGACAGCCTGCGCGCGGCCGTGCAGGGGCTCACGGCGCTGGACGCGCGCGCGCCCATCCACATCCACGTCGCCGAGCAGCGGCAGGAGGTGGATGACTGCGTGGCCTGGAGCGGCCAGCGCCCGGTGCAGTGGCTGCTGGACCACGCGAGCGTCGATGCGCGCTGGTGCCTGGTGCACGCCACGCACATGACGCCCGAGGAATACGCCGCCGCCGCGCGCACGGGCGCCGTGGCCGGCATCTGCCCCACGACCGAGGCCAACCTGGGCGACGGCATCTTCGACATGCCGCTGTGGCTGCGGCATGGCGGCCGCTGGGGCGTGGGCTCGGACAGCCATGCCTGCGTGAATGCGGCCGAGGAGCTGCTGATGCTCGAATACAGCCAGCGCCTGTCGCTGCGCCAGCGCAACGTGCTGGCGGGCAGCGGGCAGCCGCAGGTTGGCACGGCCCTGTGGCTCGCCGCCGTGCAGGGCGGGGCGCAGGCGGCGGGCCGCGCCGTGGCCGGGATCGCCGAGGGCCAGCAGGCCGACTTTGCCGTGCTCGACCCCCGGCACGTGGCGCTGGCCGGGCTGCCGGCCGAGGCCATGCTCTCGGCCCATGTCTTCGCAAGCAGCCGCGGCACGGCCCTGCACGGCGTCTGGACCGGCGGCGTGCAGCGCGTGGCCGCCGGGCGCCACGCGCTGCACGAGCGCGCCGCGCAGGAATTCGTCGCCGCACGCGCGGCCATCATCGCCGCTTGA
- the hutG gene encoding N-formylglutamate deformylase codes for MPDTTHPLFTFHQGTAPLLISMPHVGTYLPPAIAARLTPEARQVPDTDWHLERLYGFARELGASILVPTHSRYVVDLNRPPDGASLYPGQSVTGLCPVDTFDDTPLYADPADAPGEAEVAARRTAYWEPYHAQLRAGLERMRAEHGVAVLWDAHSIRSVLPRFFEGRLTDLNLGTGKGTSCDPALAEELLGIAKAATGYTAVLNGRFTGGYITRHYGEPARNIHAVQLEMTQCSYMQEALPFDYLPEVAARVQPHLRRMVEAALAFALSRRGG; via the coding sequence ATGCCCGACACCACCCACCCGCTCTTCACCTTCCACCAGGGAACGGCGCCGCTGCTCATCTCCATGCCCCACGTGGGCACCTACCTGCCGCCGGCCATCGCCGCGCGCCTGACGCCCGAGGCGCGCCAGGTGCCCGACACCGACTGGCACCTGGAGCGCCTCTACGGCTTTGCCAGGGAGCTGGGCGCCTCCATACTCGTGCCCACGCATTCGCGCTACGTGGTCGACCTGAACCGCCCGCCCGATGGCGCCAGCCTCTACCCCGGCCAGAGCGTGACGGGCCTGTGCCCCGTGGACACGTTCGACGACACGCCCCTGTACGCCGACCCCGCCGACGCGCCCGGCGAGGCCGAGGTGGCCGCGCGCCGCACCGCCTACTGGGAGCCCTACCACGCGCAGCTGCGCGCCGGGCTGGAGCGCATGCGCGCCGAGCACGGCGTGGCCGTGCTGTGGGACGCGCACTCCATCCGCTCGGTGCTGCCGCGCTTCTTCGAGGGCAGGCTCACCGACCTGAACCTGGGCACGGGCAAGGGCACGAGCTGCGACCCGGCGCTGGCCGAGGAGCTGCTCGGCATCGCCAAGGCCGCCACGGGCTATACGGCCGTGCTCAACGGCCGCTTCACGGGCGGCTACATCACGCGCCACTACGGCGAGCCCGCGCGCAACATCCATGCCGTGCAGCTGGAGATGACGCAGTGCAGCTACATGCAGGAGGCGCTGCCCTTCGACTACCTGCCCGAGGTGGCGGCGCGCGTGCAGCCGCACCTCAGGCGCATGGTCGAGGCGGCGCTGGCGTTCGCCCTGTCGCGGCGGGGCGGCTAG
- the murI gene encoding glutamate racemase produces MTEPLAARPIGVFDSGIGGLSVLQALRHELPHEDFVYLADSGNAPYGDAKGEAFVQQRTLAIARWLRAQHGIKALVVACNTATAAAVERLRATLPDLPAIGVEPALKPAAARSQTHHVGVLATRGTVSSARFARLHDEHGARTRFAVQACDGLARAIEQSTEEPLPATESATKIRALCARYTGALGRFGLKTGDIDTLVLGCTHYVFAKDALRDLVGPDVQILDTGAAVARQTRRILAQAGALAHERPGAPPGGIRLYTTGQLGALQAAAGRWLQLPAQCCAALPDV; encoded by the coding sequence ATGACTGAACCCCTCGCCGCCCGGCCCATAGGCGTGTTCGACAGCGGCATAGGCGGCCTGAGCGTGCTGCAGGCCCTGCGCCACGAGCTGCCGCACGAAGACTTCGTCTACCTTGCCGACAGCGGCAACGCGCCCTATGGCGACGCCAAGGGCGAGGCCTTCGTGCAGCAGCGCACGCTGGCGATCGCGCGCTGGCTGCGCGCGCAGCACGGCATCAAGGCCCTGGTGGTGGCCTGCAACACGGCCACCGCCGCCGCCGTGGAGCGGCTGCGCGCCACCCTGCCCGACCTGCCGGCCATAGGGGTGGAGCCCGCGCTCAAGCCCGCGGCCGCGCGCAGCCAGACGCACCACGTGGGCGTGCTGGCCACGCGCGGCACGGTGAGCAGCGCACGCTTTGCGCGGCTGCACGACGAGCACGGCGCGCGCACGCGCTTTGCCGTGCAGGCCTGCGACGGACTGGCGCGCGCCATAGAGCAAAGCACCGAAGAGCCCCTGCCGGCCACCGAGTCGGCAACAAAAATAAGAGCGCTCTGCGCCCGGTACACGGGTGCCCTGGGCCGATTCGGCCTGAAAACCGGCGACATCGACACGCTGGTGCTGGGCTGCACCCACTACGTGTTCGCCAAGGACGCGCTGCGCGACCTGGTCGGGCCGGACGTGCAGATCCTGGACACCGGTGCCGCCGTGGCGCGCCAGACGCGCCGCATCCTGGCCCAGGCCGGCGCGCTGGCGCACGAGCGCCCCGGCGCGCCGCCGGGCGGCATCAGGCTCTACACCACCGGCCAGCTCGGCGCGCTGCAGGCCGCGGCCGGGCGATGGCTGCAGCTGCCGGCGCAGTGCTGCGCCGCGCTGCCAGACGTCTAG
- a CDS encoding DUF938 domain-containing protein, which translates to MTAIQPPGLPFSQACENNQAPILAVLAQAFADRRHVLEIGSGTGQHGVYFAPRLPHLVWQTSDLAENHAGIRAWHARHPAPNLRPPLLLDLQGSDWPPGAFDAVFTSNTTHIVAWPLVQRLFALSGAHLPPGGVLAVYGPFNYGGGFTSDSNRAFDAWLRARDPASGIRHFEDIAALAARHGLAPERDHAMPANNRLLVLRRGGAQA; encoded by the coding sequence ATGACCGCCATCCAGCCCCCCGGCCTGCCCTTCTCCCAGGCCTGCGAAAACAACCAGGCCCCCATCCTGGCCGTGCTCGCGCAGGCCTTCGCCGACCGCCGCCACGTGCTGGAGATCGGCTCGGGCACGGGCCAGCACGGCGTGTATTTCGCGCCGCGCCTGCCGCACCTCGTCTGGCAAACCAGCGACCTTGCCGAGAACCACGCCGGCATACGCGCCTGGCATGCCCGGCACCCGGCGCCCAACCTGCGCCCGCCCCTGCTGCTGGACCTGCAAGGCAGCGACTGGCCCCCTGGCGCGTTCGACGCCGTGTTCACCAGCAACACCACGCACATCGTGGCCTGGCCGCTGGTGCAGCGCCTGTTCGCGCTGTCCGGCGCCCACCTGCCCCCGGGCGGCGTGCTGGCGGTGTACGGCCCCTTCAACTATGGCGGTGGCTTCACCAGCGACAGCAACCGTGCCTTCGACGCCTGGCTGCGCGCGCGCGACCCGGCGAGCGGCATACGCCACTTCGAGGACATCGCGGCGCTGGCCGCGCGGCACGGCCTGGCGCCGGAGCGCGACCACGCCATGCCGGCCAACAACCGGCTGCTGGTGCTGCGCCGCGGCGGCGCCCAGGCGTAG
- a CDS encoding aldolase/citrate lyase family protein, which translates to MPAHNPFKTALANGQAQIGLWLSMADPYLAEAAATTGYDWLLIDGEHAPNDLRGTLAALQTMAPYPGQPVVRVVEGSTALIKQMLDIGAKSLLVPMVDTASQARAIVAATQYPPRGVRGVGSAVGRASQWSSRADYLAVADDEVCLLVQAETATALRNLEAICAVDGVHGVFIGPADLAASMGHRGNPGHPEVQAAIEGAMRTIVASGKAAGTLTSDPALARRYLDLGCTFVAVGVDVLLFTQAARKRRAELGGQPVANAAPPSAAY; encoded by the coding sequence ATGCCCGCACACAACCCCTTCAAGACCGCGCTTGCCAACGGGCAGGCGCAGATCGGCCTGTGGCTCTCCATGGCCGACCCCTACCTCGCCGAGGCCGCCGCCACCACCGGCTACGACTGGCTGCTGATCGACGGCGAGCACGCGCCCAACGACCTGCGCGGCACGCTGGCCGCGCTGCAGACCATGGCGCCCTACCCCGGCCAGCCCGTGGTGCGCGTGGTGGAAGGCAGCACCGCCCTCATCAAGCAGATGCTGGACATAGGCGCCAAGTCGCTGCTCGTGCCCATGGTCGATACGGCAAGCCAAGCCCGCGCCATCGTGGCCGCCACGCAGTACCCGCCCAGGGGCGTGCGCGGCGTGGGCAGCGCCGTGGGGCGCGCGTCGCAGTGGAGCAGCCGCGCCGACTACCTGGCCGTGGCCGACGACGAGGTCTGCCTGCTGGTGCAGGCCGAGACCGCCACGGCACTCAGGAACCTGGAGGCCATCTGCGCCGTGGACGGCGTGCACGGCGTGTTCATCGGCCCGGCGGACCTGGCCGCGTCCATGGGCCACCGGGGCAATCCCGGCCACCCCGAGGTGCAGGCCGCCATCGAGGGCGCGATGCGGACCATCGTTGCCAGCGGCAAGGCCGCGGGCACGCTGACCTCCGACCCGGCGCTGGCGCGGCGCTACCTCGACCTGGGCTGCACCTTCGTGGCCGTCGGAGTGGACGTGCTGCTATTCACCCAGGCGGCGCGCAAGCGGCGCGCCGAGCTGGGCGGCCAGCCCGTCGCCAACGCGGCCCCGCCCAGCGCCGCGTACTGA
- a CDS encoding NAD-dependent succinate-semialdehyde dehydrogenase: MPLTLSRPDLIRSANFIAGAWTSTPAARLAVTDPATGAAITDVPDSGAAEARAALDAAHAAFPAWRKVPAKQRAAIIKLWHDLVMAHQDDLGKLISREQGKPLAEGKGEVAYAASYIEWFGEEATRMNGEVIPAPVPGRRMFALREPVGVVAAITPWNFPAAMIARKIAPALAAGCTVVCKPAEDTPLTSLALVLLAHEAGVPPGVLNIVTASREKTPEVVDVWLDDARVRKITFTGSTPVGKHLARRSADTLKKLSLELGGNAPFIVFDDADVDAAVEGFMAAKFRNGGQTCVCPNRVFVHRAVFDSFAQKLAARVGALKVGPASDPASQIGPMINGRAVEKIERHVQDAIAKGARVLTGGKRLPELGPTYYAPTVLTGADPTMACACEETFGPVAPLTVFDDEAEVVQAANDTPFGLAAYFYSQDVRRIWRVADALESGIVGINEGAISAEAAPFGGVKESGYGREGSTHGLDDYLHTKYVCQGQLD; this comes from the coding sequence ATGCCACTAACTCTCTCCCGCCCCGATCTGATCCGCAGCGCCAACTTCATCGCCGGCGCCTGGACCAGCACGCCCGCCGCGCGCCTGGCCGTCACCGACCCGGCCACTGGCGCCGCCATCACCGACGTGCCCGACAGCGGCGCGGCCGAGGCCCGCGCCGCGCTCGACGCCGCCCACGCAGCCTTCCCCGCGTGGCGCAAGGTGCCGGCCAAGCAGCGCGCGGCCATCATCAAGCTTTGGCACGACCTCGTGATGGCGCACCAGGACGACCTGGGCAAGCTCATTTCCCGCGAGCAGGGCAAGCCCCTGGCCGAGGGCAAGGGCGAAGTGGCCTACGCCGCCAGCTATATCGAATGGTTCGGCGAAGAGGCCACGCGCATGAACGGCGAGGTCATCCCCGCGCCCGTGCCGGGCCGGCGCATGTTCGCGCTGCGCGAGCCCGTGGGCGTGGTGGCGGCCATCACGCCGTGGAACTTTCCCGCCGCGATGATCGCGCGCAAGATCGCGCCGGCTCTGGCGGCAGGCTGCACCGTGGTCTGCAAGCCGGCCGAGGACACGCCGCTGACCTCGCTGGCCCTGGTGCTGCTGGCGCACGAGGCGGGCGTGCCGCCCGGCGTGCTCAACATCGTCACCGCCTCGCGCGAGAAGACGCCCGAGGTTGTGGACGTGTGGCTCGACGACGCGCGCGTGCGCAAGATCACCTTCACGGGATCGACGCCCGTGGGCAAACACCTCGCGCGGCGCAGCGCCGACACGCTCAAGAAGCTGTCGCTGGAGCTGGGCGGCAACGCGCCCTTCATCGTGTTCGACGATGCCGACGTGGATGCGGCCGTCGAAGGCTTCATGGCCGCCAAGTTCAGGAACGGCGGCCAGACCTGCGTGTGCCCCAACCGCGTATTCGTGCACCGCGCCGTGTTCGATTCCTTCGCGCAGAAGCTCGCCGCGCGCGTGGGCGCGCTGAAGGTGGGCCCCGCGAGCGACCCGGCCTCGCAGATCGGCCCCATGATCAACGGCCGCGCGGTGGAGAAGATAGAGCGCCACGTGCAGGACGCCATCGCCAAGGGCGCCAGGGTACTCACCGGCGGCAAGCGCCTGCCCGAGCTGGGCCCCACCTACTACGCCCCCACCGTGCTCACCGGCGCCGACCCCACGATGGCCTGCGCCTGCGAGGAAACCTTCGGCCCCGTCGCGCCGCTCACCGTGTTCGACGACGAGGCCGAGGTGGTCCAGGCCGCCAACGACACGCCCTTCGGCCTGGCCGCCTACTTCTACAGCCAGGACGTGCGCCGCATCTGGCGCGTGGCCGATGCGCTCGAATCGGGCATCGTCGGCATCAACGAGGGCGCCATCTCGGCCGAGGCCGCGCCCTTCGGCGGCGTGAAGGAATCGGGCTACGGGCGCGAGGGATCGACGCACGGGCTCGACGACTACCTGCACACCAAGTACGTCTGCCAAGGCCAACTCGACTGA
- a CDS encoding UxaA family hydrolase: protein MTMGPLLHLHPNDNVFVAKTALALGQEIPELGVRTRAQVPAGHKIAARRIAEGEQVKKYDTVIGVATRDLEPGDYVHSHNLKIVDYYRDPAFGADVRPVQYVPEDRRATFKGFVRADGRVGTRNFIGILSSVNCSATAIRHIAAHFTPERLAAYPHVDGVVAFAQTSGCGMSSPSEHFDVLRRTLAGYARHPNLAGALIVGLGCERNQVDALVQSQGLQPGQLLRTFVMQDMGGTRATIAAGIAAIEEMLPIANQARRQTVSASHLKIGLECGGSDGFSGITANPALGAAMDILVRHGGTAILSETPEIHGVEFMLTRRAVSPEVGQKLLDRLAWWEKYAAGQNAQFNGVVGHGNQAGGLANIFEKSLGSAMKGGTTPLQAVYEYAEPITQNGFVFMDSPGYDPVAATGQIASGANMICFTTGRGSMFGSKPAPTVKLATNTPMYLRLQEDMDINCGLIVDGECTVPEMGERIFAQILRHASGEPTKSELLGLGDNEFVPWHLGIVS, encoded by the coding sequence ATGACCATGGGCCCTCTGCTGCACCTGCACCCCAATGACAACGTGTTCGTCGCCAAGACGGCGCTGGCGCTGGGCCAGGAGATTCCCGAGCTGGGCGTGCGCACGCGCGCCCAGGTGCCCGCGGGGCACAAGATCGCCGCGCGCCGCATCGCCGAGGGCGAGCAGGTGAAGAAGTACGACACCGTGATCGGCGTGGCCACGCGCGACCTGGAGCCGGGCGACTACGTGCACAGCCACAACCTGAAGATCGTGGACTACTACCGCGACCCGGCCTTCGGCGCGGACGTGCGGCCCGTGCAATACGTGCCCGAGGACCGGCGCGCCACCTTCAAGGGCTTCGTGCGCGCGGACGGCCGCGTGGGCACGCGCAACTTCATCGGCATCCTGTCGTCGGTGAACTGCTCGGCCACGGCGATCCGGCACATCGCTGCGCACTTCACGCCCGAGCGGCTCGCGGCCTATCCCCACGTGGATGGTGTGGTGGCCTTCGCGCAGACCAGCGGCTGCGGCATGTCCTCGCCCAGCGAGCATTTCGACGTGCTGCGCCGCACGCTGGCGGGCTACGCGCGCCACCCCAACCTGGCGGGCGCGCTCATCGTGGGCCTGGGCTGCGAGCGCAACCAGGTCGATGCCCTGGTGCAGTCCCAGGGCCTGCAGCCGGGGCAGCTGCTGCGCACCTTCGTGATGCAGGACATGGGCGGCACGCGCGCCACCATCGCGGCGGGCATCGCGGCCATCGAGGAGATGCTCCCCATCGCCAACCAGGCGCGGCGCCAGACGGTGAGTGCGAGCCACCTGAAGATCGGGCTGGAGTGCGGCGGCTCGGACGGTTTCTCGGGCATCACCGCCAACCCGGCCCTGGGCGCGGCCATGGACATCCTGGTGCGCCACGGCGGCACGGCCATCCTGAGCGAGACGCCCGAGATCCACGGCGTGGAGTTCATGCTCACGCGCCGCGCCGTCAGCCCCGAGGTGGGCCAGAAGCTGCTGGACCGCCTGGCCTGGTGGGAGAAGTACGCCGCGGGCCAGAACGCCCAGTTCAACGGCGTGGTGGGCCACGGCAACCAGGCCGGGGGCCTGGCCAACATCTTCGAGAAATCGCTGGGCAGCGCCATGAAGGGCGGCACCACGCCGCTGCAGGCCGTGTACGAATACGCCGAGCCCATCACGCAGAACGGCTTCGTCTTCATGGACTCGCCCGGCTACGATCCCGTGGCCGCCACGGGCCAGATCGCCAGCGGCGCCAACATGATCTGCTTCACCACCGGGCGCGGCTCCATGTTCGGCAGCAAGCCCGCGCCCACGGTCAAGCTGGCCACCAACACGCCCATGTACCTGCGCCTGCAGGAGGACATGGACATCAACTGCGGCCTGATCGTCGATGGCGAATGCACCGTGCCCGAGATGGGCGAGCGCATCTTCGCGCAGATCCTGCGCCACGCGAGCGGCGAGCCCACCAAGAGCGAACTGCTGGGCCTGGGCGACAATGAGTTCGTGCCCTGGCACCTGGGCATCGTCAGCTGA
- a CDS encoding tripartite tricarboxylate transporter substrate binding protein — translation MQTPRSERRQFIFGALGAAALATGSTRLFAQEWPARPITFICPWPAGGTADQSMRALCTVAARVLGQAIAVENRAGASGMIGAKALASAKADGYTIGQIPISVTRFSQIGTLAADPRKDFTYIARTSGQTFGIAVPASSPYKTLQELVAAAKARPGQVTYAHAGVGGATHVGMEEFAMAAGVQFNHVPYKGGAEALQGVLGGHVDALADSSSWAPHVEAGKLRLLATWGEQRTPRFKDVPTLKELGYNVVVDAPNGIGAPKGMDPAILARLRDAFRQAVASHEFKAVTDRIDAPVMYLDGPDYEKYVNAVYQKETVLIDKLKLRELMKS, via the coding sequence ATGCAGACCCCACGCAGTGAACGCCGCCAGTTCATCTTCGGCGCGCTCGGCGCCGCCGCCCTCGCCACCGGCTCCACCCGCCTGTTCGCGCAGGAATGGCCCGCGCGCCCCATCACCTTCATCTGCCCCTGGCCCGCGGGCGGCACGGCCGACCAGTCGATGCGCGCGCTGTGCACTGTGGCCGCGCGCGTGCTGGGCCAGGCGATCGCGGTGGAGAACCGCGCGGGCGCCTCGGGCATGATCGGCGCGAAGGCGCTGGCATCGGCCAAGGCCGACGGCTACACCATCGGGCAGATCCCGATCTCGGTCACGCGCTTCTCGCAGATCGGCACGCTGGCCGCCGATCCGCGCAAGGACTTCACCTACATCGCGCGCACCTCGGGCCAGACCTTCGGTATCGCGGTGCCGGCCAGCTCGCCGTACAAGACGCTGCAGGAGCTCGTGGCCGCCGCCAAGGCGAGGCCGGGCCAGGTAACCTACGCCCACGCGGGCGTGGGCGGCGCCACGCACGTGGGCATGGAGGAGTTCGCCATGGCCGCGGGCGTCCAGTTCAACCACGTGCCCTACAAAGGCGGCGCCGAGGCGCTGCAGGGCGTGCTGGGCGGCCACGTGGACGCGCTGGCCGACTCCAGCTCGTGGGCGCCGCACGTGGAGGCCGGCAAGCTGCGCCTGCTGGCCACCTGGGGCGAGCAGCGCACGCCTCGCTTCAAGGACGTGCCCACGCTCAAGGAGCTGGGCTACAACGTGGTGGTGGACGCGCCCAACGGCATCGGCGCGCCCAAGGGCATGGACCCGGCCATCCTGGCCAGGCTGCGCGACGCCTTCAGGCAGGCCGTGGCCAGCCACGAGTTCAAGGCCGTGACGGACAGGATCGACGCCCCGGTCATGTACCTGGACGGCCCCGACTACGAGAAATACGTGAACGCGGTCTACCAGAAAGAAACCGTGCTGATCGACAAGCTCAAGCTGCGCGAGCTGATGAAATCATGA
- a CDS encoding LysR substrate-binding domain-containing protein yields the protein MAQIDRVLRSNLKLRHLQMLVALDQFRHLGRAAEFLSVTQPAVSKTLAEIESMFGLPLFERSTRGTEPTAAGASVVRFARSVLAGYDRTRDEIAAEASGASGRTSVGAMVSATPVLLAQAVQRLKARSHRTTVLIEEGDLARLLPKLRLGELDLFVGRLEPGYASPDLETEPLYDDPMVAVARPGHALARRRAVQWADLAGQPCVMPPPWASLRVKLEQQFFAHGLHPPADIVESASFLSQITFLHQRGAVAFMARTVARHFAQQGMLAVLRLPVQVALPPVGLITLRGQRVTPVTGLLVESLREVGKTA from the coding sequence ATGGCACAGATAGACCGCGTACTGCGCAGCAACCTCAAGCTGCGCCACCTGCAGATGCTGGTGGCGCTGGACCAGTTCCGCCATCTGGGGCGGGCGGCGGAATTTCTGTCGGTCACGCAGCCGGCCGTCTCCAAGACGCTGGCCGAGATCGAGTCCATGTTCGGCCTGCCGCTGTTCGAGCGCTCCACGCGCGGCACCGAGCCCACGGCCGCGGGCGCGAGCGTGGTGCGCTTCGCGCGCTCGGTGCTCGCCGGCTACGACCGCACGCGCGACGAGATCGCCGCAGAGGCCAGCGGCGCCAGCGGGCGCACCAGCGTGGGCGCCATGGTGTCGGCCACGCCCGTGCTGCTGGCGCAGGCCGTGCAGCGGCTCAAGGCGCGCTCGCACCGCACCACGGTGCTCATCGAGGAGGGCGACCTCGCGCGCCTTTTGCCCAAGCTGCGCCTGGGCGAGCTGGACTTGTTCGTGGGCCGCCTGGAGCCCGGCTACGCCTCGCCCGACCTGGAGACCGAGCCGCTCTACGACGACCCCATGGTGGCAGTGGCGCGGCCCGGCCACGCGCTCGCGCGCAGGCGCGCCGTGCAGTGGGCCGACCTGGCCGGGCAGCCCTGCGTGATGCCCCCGCCCTGGGCCTCGCTGCGCGTGAAGCTGGAGCAGCAGTTCTTCGCCCACGGCTTGCACCCGCCCGCGGACATCGTCGAATCGGCCTCGTTCCTGTCGCAGATCACCTTCCTGCACCAGCGCGGCGCGGTGGCCTTCATGGCGCGCACGGTGGCTCGGCATTTCGCGCAGCAGGGCATGCTGGCGGTGCTGAGGCTGCCCGTGCAGGTCGCGCTCCCGCCCGTGGGACTGATCACACTGCGCGGGCAACGGGTGACGCCGGTGACGGGGCTGCTGGTGGAGAGCCTGAGAGAAGTGGGAAAAACGGCGTAA